The Myxococcales bacterium genome includes the window CGCCAGGGCGCGCGAACAGCGGGATCATCTGCGCGCCGTAGCCCGCGGCCTCGAGCCGGTCGTCGTCGCGCTCGGCGTCGAACTCGAGCACGGTCAGGCGCGGGAACCGGGCGTCGAGGTCGCCGCGGGCCACCGCCGCGTGGAAGTAGGTGCACGGCTCGCACCACGGCGCGCCGACGTAGACCACGACCTGCCGGCCGGCCGCGCCCGCGACCTGACCCGCGACCCACGGCGCGACCTCGCCGTCGGCCGGCGCCGCGATCAGCTCGACCTTGGCCGGGGCGGGGGCCTCGTGGC containing:
- a CDS encoding thioredoxin family protein, producing MRAALSLVAATVACGGHEAPAPAKVELIAAPADGEVAPWVAGQVAGAAGRQVVVYVGAPWCEPCTYFHAAVARGDLDARFPRLTVLEFDAERDDDRLEAAGYGAQMIPLFARPGADGRAAGPRIQGSIKGPGAVDQIAPRLTRMLAE